Proteins encoded by one window of Astatotilapia calliptera chromosome 13, fAstCal1.2, whole genome shotgun sequence:
- the nolc1 gene encoding nucleolar and coiled-body phosphoprotein 1 — protein sequence MAAEKSVPSDLFKCVYSFLVENKFTKAAQEFLKKTKVAPQDQNEERLVNIYNFWVKSPEAKKRKVPPNWTGPSAKKAKPSTESSSSEESSSEDEEAGAKQTKVAPAAAKKGPAKAAATKAASSSSEDSSDSEEDKAPAKPAAKAPVKQPPAAAGSTRKKDSSSSSEESDSEEEQTAKAPAQKPKAGAVTTPKAAVAAKGAAQKKKESSSSEDSSSDSEDEKPAKAPVKPAPVKPAPVNKAGAESSSEDSSSEDEAPPSKKPKAGAYSAVPPPASIHKAPAAPVASKAKDSDSSDSSDDSSDDDKKVAAKPAPVKSPAAKPGASKPAAKKQESSSESSDSSSEEETAKKPAGKGAPVKTSPAKEVKKPATKVTPAKAAPAKSAKDESSEEDSSSEEEEAAKKPPTKAAPAKTTPAQKDESSSSDSDSSSEDEAPAKPPTKTATPSAASGASKPQAKAAETSSDSEDSSEDEEEPVKAKPAKTATPTSKPAAKPPAAKPPAAKPPAAKPPAAAESSSESDSSSEDEEEPAKTKPAAAKPASKSSTPAAKPAAAAESSSDSDSSSEDEEPAKAKPTAAKPATPASKKATPVAKATPAAESSSDSSSEDEEQPAKAKPAAAKAATSASKHAKPAGKAAKPAGKPAPKESSSESSSEDDEEPAKTKPAAAKPATPASKPATPAAKTAAAEESSSDSSDSEDEAAKKQAPVASKKPAPAAERTTKAAPAVKKAKKAEESSSDSSDSSDSETETPVTKSTVANGKAATPKTAAASAKVAAKPAESSSSDSSSEESSSDEAKVPRKAATAPNTPKNSTNGKRKKDEESSESEEEETDLKTPKNKKATTTPQTFPKANKKSTNVPFRRIKDDEVNVDPRLADNSFDAKMGANGDWGQKANDVLKFTKGKSFRHEKTKKKRGSYRGGAISTSVNSIKFDSD from the exons ATCTCCCGAAGCCAAAAAACGAAAGGTGCCTCCGAACTGGACGGGACCGTCAGCCAAGAAGGCAAAACCCAGCACTGAGAGCTCCAGCAGTGAAGAGTCAAGCAGTGAGGATGAAGAGGCTGGCgcaaaacaaactaaagtaGCTCCTGCAG CAGCCAAAAAGGGGCCTGCTAAAGCAGCAGCTACTAAAGCTGCATCCAGCAGCAGTGAAGACTCTAGTGACTCTGAGGAGGACAAAGCTCCTGCAAAGCCTGCTGCAAAG GCACCTGTGAAAcaacctcctgctgctgcaggtaGCACAAGGAAAAAGGATAGCAGCTCCAGCAGTGAAGAGTctgactctgaggaagaacaaaCCGCCAAAGCTCCTGCACAAA AACCCAAGGCTGGTGCAGTCACAACACCCAAAGCAGCTGTTGCTGCCAAAGGTGCAGCTCAAAAGAAGaaggagagcagcagcagcgaaGACAGCTCCTCAGATTCTGAAGATGAGAAGCCAGCCAAG GCTCCAGTCAAACCAGCTCCAGTCAAACCAGCCCCAGTAAATAAAGCTGGTGCTGAGTCAAGTAGTGAAGACTCTTCATCAGAGGATGAGGCTCCTCCCAGCAAAAAACCCAAAGCAG GAGCATACAGTGCTGTACCACCTCCTGCTTCAATCCACAAAGCTCCTGCTGCACCAGTAGCAAGCAAGGCCAAGGACAGCGACTCTTCAGACAGCAGTGATGACAGCAGTGATGACGACAAAAAGGTGGCAG CAAAACCAGCCCCCGTAAAGTCACCTGCAGCCAAACCTGGAGCGTCCAAACCTGCTGCAAAGAAGCAGGAGTCCAGCTCAGAGAGCTCTG ATTCCAGCTCAGAAGAGGAGACGGCCAAGAAGCCTGCAGGTAAAGGAGCCCCAGTCAAAACTTCTCCAGCTAAAGAGGTGAAGAAACCTGCAACAAAGGTGACTCCTGCTAAAGCGGCTCCAGCTAAGTCCGCTAAAGATGAATCCTCCGAGGAGGACTCCAgttcagaggaggaggaggcagcaaAGAAACCCCCAACCAAAGCTGCACCTGCCAAGACTACGCCAGCTCAGAAAGACGAGTCCTCGAGCTCAG ATTCAGATAGCAGCTCTGAAGATGAGGCCCCAGCAAAGCCTCCCACAAAAACCGCAACCCCATCCGCAGCTTCTGGAGCTTCTAAACCCCAAGCCAAGGCAGCAGAGACCAGCTCTGACTCGGAGGACTCCTCTGAGGATGAGGAAGAGCCAGTGAAAGCCAAGCCTGCTAAAACGGCTACACCAACTTCAAAGCCTGCAGCAAAGCCCCCTGCAGCAAAGCCCCCTGCAGCAAAGCCCCCTGCAGCAAAGCCccctgcagcagcagagagcagtTCAGAGTCTGACTCTTCGtctgaagatgaagaagagcCTGCTAAGACTAAACCAGCAGCAGCTAAGCCAGCTTCAAAGAGTTCCACCCCTGCAGCTAagcctgctgctgcagcagaaagcagCTCTGACTCCGACTCCTCATCAGAAGATGAAGAACCGGCCAAGGCCAAGCCAACAGCAGCTAAGCCTGCAACACCAGCTTCAAAGAAGGCTACTCCGGTAGCAAAGGCTACTCCTGCAGCAGAGAGCAGCTCCGACTCCTCCTCTGaagatgaagagcagccagcCAAGGCTAAACCTGCAGCAGCTAAAGCTGCTACTTCAGCCTCAAAGCATGCTAAACCTGCAGGAAAGGCCGCTAAACCTGCAGGAAAGCCTGCCCCGAAAGAGAGTAGCTCAGAATCCTCTTCTGAGGATGATGAAGAGCCAGCTAAGACCAAGCCAGCAGCAGCTAAGCCTGCTACGCCCGCTTCAAAGCCTGCTACTCCTGCAGCTAAGACTGCTGCTGCAGAAGAAAGCAGCTCTGACAGCTCAGACTCAGAGGATGAGGCAGCTAAGAAACAAGCTCCAGTTGCTTCCAAGAAGCCCGCCCCTGCAGCTGAGAGAACAACAAAGGCAGCGCCTGCAgtcaaaaaggcaaaaaaagcaGAGGAGAGCAGCTCTGATTCCTCAGATAGCTCTGATTCAGAGACGGAGACCCCCGTGACTAAGTCTACAGTTGCCAACGGCAAGGCAGCAACTCCCAAGACGGCAGCAGCATCAGCGAAGGTTGCAGCAAAGCCAGCAGAGTCATCATCCAGCGACAGCAGCTCTGAGGAGAGTTCATCAGATGAGGCTAAAGTGCCACGTAAAGCAGCCACTGCACCCAACACCCCAAAAAACA gtactaatggaaaaagaaaaaaggatgaaGAATCATCAGAAAGCGAAGAGGAAGAAACGGatttaaaaacaccaaaaaataaGAAGGCCACAACCACACCACAGACTTTCCCTAAAGCCAATAAGAAG TCTACCAACGTACCCTTCCGTAGAATAAAAGACGACGAAGTAAATGTGGACCCGCGCCTTGCAGACAATTCGTTTGATGCAAAG ATGGGAGCCAATGGAGACTGGGGCCAGAAAGCTAACGATGTGCTCAAGTTCACAAAAGGTAAATCATTCCGccacgaaaagacaaagaagaaaagaggaagctaCCGTGGGGGAGCCATCTCCACTTCAGTCAACTCCATTAAGTTTGACAGCGACTGA